Proteins from a genomic interval of Candidatus Nanosynbacter sp. HMT-352:
- the rplO gene encoding 50S ribosomal protein L15, translating to MKYNDLQVSANKNKKRVGRGIAAGQGKTAGRGTKGQNARTGKKLRVMFQGGQRPLAQAVPKARGFKSLRTPAQVVYMDHLNAFDGKTVDNALLFTEGYIATPFHTVKVIARGELKAKVDLKVQAASASVVAAIEKAGGSFEKVATPLRQSAKEAEEK from the coding sequence ATGAAGTACAATGATCTCCAAGTTTCAGCAAACAAGAATAAAAAGCGCGTTGGTCGCGGTATTGCTGCTGGTCAAGGTAAGACTGCTGGTCGCGGTACTAAAGGTCAGAACGCCCGAACAGGTAAGAAGCTTCGCGTAATGTTCCAAGGTGGTCAGCGTCCACTAGCTCAAGCTGTGCCAAAGGCTCGCGGATTCAAGAGTTTGCGAACCCCAGCTCAAGTTGTGTACATGGATCACTTGAACGCATTTGACGGCAAAACCGTTGACAATGCTTTGTTGTTCACTGAAGGCTACATTGCAACTCCTTTCCACACGGTTAAGGTGATTGCTCGTGGTGAATTGAAGGCTAAGGTTGACTTGAAAGTACAAGCTGCCTCAGCTTCAGTTGTTGCCGCTATCGAAAAAGCCGGTGGCTCATTCGAGAAAGTAGCTACACCTCTACGCCAAAGTGCGAAAGAAGCTGAAGAGAAATAA
- a CDS encoding OmpA family protein, whose product MQQQPEIPSTPPITPPPNPELPQNYPPKKSKLWLWVTLAILGVLAVIGIVVAIVLVSNKITPSKDANISRKETAKPKDEKKNEDKKQNLAKSDSKCLTSADFRKAGYGHMKDGSFVLNNGKYNFKNVFFNADSTQYTYEGIAVDELAKLGSLYKSNSQKEFSIELVGQTYESSKTSAGTKLAMERADKVKQGLVSQGFPENKIIISEPKIANHDSSDDTADRNVTIYLVVPQECSEK is encoded by the coding sequence ATGCAACAGCAACCTGAAATCCCATCAACTCCACCAATTACGCCACCACCAAACCCAGAATTGCCCCAAAATTATCCACCAAAGAAAAGTAAATTGTGGCTATGGGTTACACTGGCAATCCTGGGAGTGCTGGCGGTAATCGGAATAGTGGTGGCAATTGTTCTTGTGTCAAATAAAATCACTCCTTCAAAAGACGCTAATATTTCGCGCAAAGAGACGGCCAAACCTAAGGACGAGAAGAAAAACGAAGACAAAAAGCAGAACTTAGCTAAATCAGATTCAAAATGTTTGACGTCTGCTGATTTTCGAAAAGCCGGTTATGGCCATATGAAAGATGGCTCTTTTGTACTTAACAATGGTAAATATAATTTTAAAAATGTTTTCTTCAATGCGGATTCGACGCAATATACATATGAAGGAATTGCCGTTGACGAACTAGCTAAACTGGGTTCACTATACAAATCAAATAGTCAAAAGGAATTTTCAATTGAGCTGGTCGGTCAAACATACGAGAGTTCAAAGACAAGTGCTGGCACAAAATTAGCCATGGAGCGCGCCGATAAAGTCAAACAAGGTCTAGTTTCGCAAGGTTTTCCTGAGAATAAGATTATTATCTCTGAGCCAAAAATCGCCAATCACGACAGTAGCGATGACACAGCCGACAGAAACGTGACTATTTATCTAGTCGTGCCACAAGAATGTAGCGAAAAATAG